A single window of Onychostoma macrolepis isolate SWU-2019 chromosome 16, ASM1243209v1, whole genome shotgun sequence DNA harbors:
- the brd9 gene encoding bromodomain-containing protein 9 isoform X3, translating to MGKKHKKHRPEWRKVEGDYEDKPLDKPLKLVLKVGGSEVTELSGSGHDSSYYDDRSDHEWERHKEKKKKKKKKSEKEKEKYADDEDRRRRKEEKKKKREREQSENAASGPVEPFTLPKPVEVVPEEKKRKRDKFESESEADEFHPGVKVEVEQQADRPVRACRTQQENESTPRQQLLEHFLRLLQRKDPHGFFAFPVTDAIAPGYSMIIKHPMDFSTMKDKIDANEYKTITEFKGDFKLMCDNAMVYNRPETVYYKAAKKLLHTGFKMMSKERLLALKRSMSFMQDMDFSQQAAILGDDDITPEEPVTEILPIHTEYPKKSKKQPVKEPIISDLYELEGNACSATDSTAEEHVLALVEHAADEARDRINRFMPNSKIGYLKKDSEGSLIYTVVNQDPEAEEEETHPIDLSTLANKLIPGLTSLGFKDDRRHKVTFLSSAYNTQTLQNNSVYPDLLPEEMDMLCSAYGDETGVQCALSLQEFVKGCGSLTKRLVDDLLNKMTVGDHSKAIIQIRQKRNLPIDDTKSSLCDLPGPDGSSIEAGSVLDFMSMKSYPDMSLDLLNTLGKCVKKEPEHEDGHQHFDDAAKLLQEFQDAAVDRVGSRPSSNLSSLSNTSERDQHQLGSSPHLGVGDQTEMVQDPYEFLQSPEPGSTANS from the exons ACTACGAGGACAAACCCCTGGATAAACCCCTGAAGCTGGTGCTCAAGGTGGGCGGCAGTGAAGTGACCGAGCTCTCCGGATCCGGACACGACTCTAGTTACTATGACGACCGCTCTGACCACGAGTGGGAGCggcacaaagagaaaaaaaaaaagaagaagaagaaatcgGAGAAGGAAAAGGAAAAGTATGCAGATGATGAGGataggaggaggaggaag gaggagaaaaagaaaaagcgtGAGAGAGAGCAGTCAGAAAACGCTGCCAGTGGACCAGTGGAGCCCTTCACCCTGCCGAAGCCTGTGGAG GTTGTTCCAGAGGAGAAGAAGCGGAAGCGGGACAAATTCGAATCAGAATCAGAAGCAGATGAATTTCATCCTGGAGTGAAAGTAGAAGTGGAGCAGCAGGCGGATCGGCCCGTACGAGCCTGTCGAACTCAACAAG AAAATGAATCCACCCCTCGCCAGCAGCTCTTGGAGCATTTCTTGCGTTTGCTTCAGAG GAAAGATCCACACGGATTCTTCGCCTTCCCGGTGACAGACGCCATTGCACCAGGATACTCCATGATAATCAAACATCCCATGGACTTCAGCACAATGAAGGACAAAATCGATGCAAATGAATACAAAACTATCACAGAATTCAAG GGAGACTTCAAGCTGATGTGTGACAACGCCATGGTTTATAACCGACCGGAGACCGTTTACTACAAAGCCGCCAAGAAACTTCTCCACACAGGATTCAAAATGATGAGcaaa GAGCGGCTGTTAGCTTTGAAGCGCAGCATGTCGTTTATGCAGGACATGGATTTCTCTCAGCAGGCTGCCATTTTGGGAGATGACGACATCACGCCTGAGGAACCGGTGACGGAGATCCTGCCCATCCACACGGAGTACCCCAAAAAGTCCAAAAAGCAGCCTGTAAAAGAGCCTATCATCAG TGATCTGTATGAGCTGGAGGGCAACGCCTGCAGTGCGACGGACAGCACGGCGGAGGAGCATGTGTTGGCGCTGGTGGAGCACGCAGCGGATGAAGCGCGGGATCGAATCAACCGCTTCATGCCAAACTCTAAG ATTGGGTACCTTAAAAAGGACTCCGAAGGTTCCCTCATCTACACTGTTGTAAATCAAGATCCTGAAGCAGAAG AGGAAGAGACTCATCCTATAGATTTGAGCACTTTGGCAAATAAGCTCATACCTGGACTGACGTCGCTGGGTTTTAAAGACGACAGGAGACACAAAG tGACGTTCTTGAGCAGCGCGTACAACACTCAGACCCTTCAGAACAACTCCGTCTACCCTGACCTGCTTCCAGAGGAGATGGACATGCTGTGCTCGGCTTACGGAGACGAGACCGGGGTCCAGTGCGCTCTCAG TCTGCAGGAGTTTGTCAAGGGTTGTGGGAGTTTAACCAAAAGGCTTGTGGAtgatttgctaaataaaatgacGGTTGGTGATCATTCGAAAGCCATCATCCAAATCCGACAg AAAAGAAACTTGCCGATTGATGACACTAAATCTAGTTTATGTGACCTGCCG GGACCAGATGGAAGTAGCATAGAAGCTGGTTCAGTGCTGGATTTCATGTCCATGAAGAGCTACCCAGACATGTCTCTAGATTTGCTCAACACATTAG GTAAATGTGTGAAGAAGGAGCCGGAGCATGAAGACGGTCATCAGCACTTTGACGATGCAGCCAAACTCCTGCAGGAGTTCCAGGACGCGGCGGTGGacagggttggatccagaccgTCCTCCAATCTCTCGTCCCTGTCAAACACTTCAGAGCGGGATCAGCACCAATTAG GAAGTTCACCTCATCTGGGTGTTGGAGATCAGACAGAGATGGTTCAGGACCCGTATGAGTTTCTTCAGTCTCCAGAGCCTGGATCCACGGCTAACAGCTGA
- the brd9 gene encoding bromodomain-containing protein 9 isoform X1 has protein sequence MGKKHKKHRPEWRKVEGDYEDKPLDKPLKLVLKVGGSEVTELSGSGHDSSYYDDRSDHEWERHKEKKKKKKKKSEKEKEKYADDEDRRRRKEEKKKKREREQSENAASGPVEPFTLPKPVEVVPEEKKRKRDKFESESEADEFHPGVKVEVEQQADRPVRACRTQQENESTPRQQLLEHFLRLLQRKDPHGFFAFPVTDAIAPGYSMIIKHPMDFSTMKDKIDANEYKTITEFKGDFKLMCDNAMVYNRPETVYYKAAKKLLHTGFKMMSKQAAILGDDDITPEEPVTEILPIHTEYPKKSKKQPVKEPIISDLYELEGNACSATDSTAEEHVLALVEHAADEARDRINRFMPNSKIGYLKKDSEGSLIYTVVNQDPEAEEEETHPIDLSTLANKLIPGLTSLGFKDDRRHKVTFLSSAYNTQTLQNNSVYPDLLPEEMDMLCSAYGDETGVQCALSLQEFVKGCGSLTKRLVDDLLNKMTVGDHSKAIIQIRQKRNLPIDDTKSSLCDLPGPDGSSIEAGSVLDFMSMKSYPDMSLDLLNTLGKCVKKEPEHEDGHQHFDDAAKLLQEFQDAAVDRVGSRPSSNLSSLSNTSERDQHQLGSSPHLGVGDQTEMVQDPYEFLQSPEPGSTANS, from the exons ACTACGAGGACAAACCCCTGGATAAACCCCTGAAGCTGGTGCTCAAGGTGGGCGGCAGTGAAGTGACCGAGCTCTCCGGATCCGGACACGACTCTAGTTACTATGACGACCGCTCTGACCACGAGTGGGAGCggcacaaagagaaaaaaaaaaagaagaagaagaaatcgGAGAAGGAAAAGGAAAAGTATGCAGATGATGAGGataggaggaggaggaag gaggagaaaaagaaaaagcgtGAGAGAGAGCAGTCAGAAAACGCTGCCAGTGGACCAGTGGAGCCCTTCACCCTGCCGAAGCCTGTGGAG GTTGTTCCAGAGGAGAAGAAGCGGAAGCGGGACAAATTCGAATCAGAATCAGAAGCAGATGAATTTCATCCTGGAGTGAAAGTAGAAGTGGAGCAGCAGGCGGATCGGCCCGTACGAGCCTGTCGAACTCAACAAG AAAATGAATCCACCCCTCGCCAGCAGCTCTTGGAGCATTTCTTGCGTTTGCTTCAGAG GAAAGATCCACACGGATTCTTCGCCTTCCCGGTGACAGACGCCATTGCACCAGGATACTCCATGATAATCAAACATCCCATGGACTTCAGCACAATGAAGGACAAAATCGATGCAAATGAATACAAAACTATCACAGAATTCAAG GGAGACTTCAAGCTGATGTGTGACAACGCCATGGTTTATAACCGACCGGAGACCGTTTACTACAAAGCCGCCAAGAAACTTCTCCACACAGGATTCAAAATGATGAGcaaa CAGGCTGCCATTTTGGGAGATGACGACATCACGCCTGAGGAACCGGTGACGGAGATCCTGCCCATCCACACGGAGTACCCCAAAAAGTCCAAAAAGCAGCCTGTAAAAGAGCCTATCATCAG TGATCTGTATGAGCTGGAGGGCAACGCCTGCAGTGCGACGGACAGCACGGCGGAGGAGCATGTGTTGGCGCTGGTGGAGCACGCAGCGGATGAAGCGCGGGATCGAATCAACCGCTTCATGCCAAACTCTAAG ATTGGGTACCTTAAAAAGGACTCCGAAGGTTCCCTCATCTACACTGTTGTAAATCAAGATCCTGAAGCAGAAG AGGAAGAGACTCATCCTATAGATTTGAGCACTTTGGCAAATAAGCTCATACCTGGACTGACGTCGCTGGGTTTTAAAGACGACAGGAGACACAAAG tGACGTTCTTGAGCAGCGCGTACAACACTCAGACCCTTCAGAACAACTCCGTCTACCCTGACCTGCTTCCAGAGGAGATGGACATGCTGTGCTCGGCTTACGGAGACGAGACCGGGGTCCAGTGCGCTCTCAG TCTGCAGGAGTTTGTCAAGGGTTGTGGGAGTTTAACCAAAAGGCTTGTGGAtgatttgctaaataaaatgacGGTTGGTGATCATTCGAAAGCCATCATCCAAATCCGACAg AAAAGAAACTTGCCGATTGATGACACTAAATCTAGTTTATGTGACCTGCCG GGACCAGATGGAAGTAGCATAGAAGCTGGTTCAGTGCTGGATTTCATGTCCATGAAGAGCTACCCAGACATGTCTCTAGATTTGCTCAACACATTAG GTAAATGTGTGAAGAAGGAGCCGGAGCATGAAGACGGTCATCAGCACTTTGACGATGCAGCCAAACTCCTGCAGGAGTTCCAGGACGCGGCGGTGGacagggttggatccagaccgTCCTCCAATCTCTCGTCCCTGTCAAACACTTCAGAGCGGGATCAGCACCAATTAG GAAGTTCACCTCATCTGGGTGTTGGAGATCAGACAGAGATGGTTCAGGACCCGTATGAGTTTCTTCAGTCTCCAGAGCCTGGATCCACGGCTAACAGCTGA
- the brd9 gene encoding bromodomain-containing protein 9 isoform X2 gives MGKKHKKHRPEWRKVEGDYEDKPLDKPLKLVLKVGGSEVTELSGSGHDSSYYDDRSDHEWERHKEKKKKKKKKSEKEKEKYADDEDRRRRKEEKKKKREREQSENAASGPVEPFTLPKPVEVVPEEKKRKRDKFESESEADEFHPGVKVEVEQQADRPVRACRTQQENESTPRQQLLEHFLRLLQRKDPHGFFAFPVTDAIAPGYSMIIKHPMDFSTMKDKIDANEYKTITEFKGDFKLMCDNAMVYNRPETVYYKAAKKLLHTGFKMMSKAAILGDDDITPEEPVTEILPIHTEYPKKSKKQPVKEPIISDLYELEGNACSATDSTAEEHVLALVEHAADEARDRINRFMPNSKIGYLKKDSEGSLIYTVVNQDPEAEEEETHPIDLSTLANKLIPGLTSLGFKDDRRHKVTFLSSAYNTQTLQNNSVYPDLLPEEMDMLCSAYGDETGVQCALSLQEFVKGCGSLTKRLVDDLLNKMTVGDHSKAIIQIRQKRNLPIDDTKSSLCDLPGPDGSSIEAGSVLDFMSMKSYPDMSLDLLNTLGKCVKKEPEHEDGHQHFDDAAKLLQEFQDAAVDRVGSRPSSNLSSLSNTSERDQHQLGSSPHLGVGDQTEMVQDPYEFLQSPEPGSTANS, from the exons ACTACGAGGACAAACCCCTGGATAAACCCCTGAAGCTGGTGCTCAAGGTGGGCGGCAGTGAAGTGACCGAGCTCTCCGGATCCGGACACGACTCTAGTTACTATGACGACCGCTCTGACCACGAGTGGGAGCggcacaaagagaaaaaaaaaaagaagaagaagaaatcgGAGAAGGAAAAGGAAAAGTATGCAGATGATGAGGataggaggaggaggaag gaggagaaaaagaaaaagcgtGAGAGAGAGCAGTCAGAAAACGCTGCCAGTGGACCAGTGGAGCCCTTCACCCTGCCGAAGCCTGTGGAG GTTGTTCCAGAGGAGAAGAAGCGGAAGCGGGACAAATTCGAATCAGAATCAGAAGCAGATGAATTTCATCCTGGAGTGAAAGTAGAAGTGGAGCAGCAGGCGGATCGGCCCGTACGAGCCTGTCGAACTCAACAAG AAAATGAATCCACCCCTCGCCAGCAGCTCTTGGAGCATTTCTTGCGTTTGCTTCAGAG GAAAGATCCACACGGATTCTTCGCCTTCCCGGTGACAGACGCCATTGCACCAGGATACTCCATGATAATCAAACATCCCATGGACTTCAGCACAATGAAGGACAAAATCGATGCAAATGAATACAAAACTATCACAGAATTCAAG GGAGACTTCAAGCTGATGTGTGACAACGCCATGGTTTATAACCGACCGGAGACCGTTTACTACAAAGCCGCCAAGAAACTTCTCCACACAGGATTCAAAATGATGAGcaaa GCTGCCATTTTGGGAGATGACGACATCACGCCTGAGGAACCGGTGACGGAGATCCTGCCCATCCACACGGAGTACCCCAAAAAGTCCAAAAAGCAGCCTGTAAAAGAGCCTATCATCAG TGATCTGTATGAGCTGGAGGGCAACGCCTGCAGTGCGACGGACAGCACGGCGGAGGAGCATGTGTTGGCGCTGGTGGAGCACGCAGCGGATGAAGCGCGGGATCGAATCAACCGCTTCATGCCAAACTCTAAG ATTGGGTACCTTAAAAAGGACTCCGAAGGTTCCCTCATCTACACTGTTGTAAATCAAGATCCTGAAGCAGAAG AGGAAGAGACTCATCCTATAGATTTGAGCACTTTGGCAAATAAGCTCATACCTGGACTGACGTCGCTGGGTTTTAAAGACGACAGGAGACACAAAG tGACGTTCTTGAGCAGCGCGTACAACACTCAGACCCTTCAGAACAACTCCGTCTACCCTGACCTGCTTCCAGAGGAGATGGACATGCTGTGCTCGGCTTACGGAGACGAGACCGGGGTCCAGTGCGCTCTCAG TCTGCAGGAGTTTGTCAAGGGTTGTGGGAGTTTAACCAAAAGGCTTGTGGAtgatttgctaaataaaatgacGGTTGGTGATCATTCGAAAGCCATCATCCAAATCCGACAg AAAAGAAACTTGCCGATTGATGACACTAAATCTAGTTTATGTGACCTGCCG GGACCAGATGGAAGTAGCATAGAAGCTGGTTCAGTGCTGGATTTCATGTCCATGAAGAGCTACCCAGACATGTCTCTAGATTTGCTCAACACATTAG GTAAATGTGTGAAGAAGGAGCCGGAGCATGAAGACGGTCATCAGCACTTTGACGATGCAGCCAAACTCCTGCAGGAGTTCCAGGACGCGGCGGTGGacagggttggatccagaccgTCCTCCAATCTCTCGTCCCTGTCAAACACTTCAGAGCGGGATCAGCACCAATTAG GAAGTTCACCTCATCTGGGTGTTGGAGATCAGACAGAGATGGTTCAGGACCCGTATGAGTTTCTTCAGTCTCCAGAGCCTGGATCCACGGCTAACAGCTGA